The Dasypus novemcinctus isolate mDasNov1 chromosome 2, mDasNov1.1.hap2, whole genome shotgun sequence genome includes a region encoding these proteins:
- the LOC139436660 gene encoding histone H2B subacrosomal variant-like: MARSISRKYSCSRDYLSTISRKKSHSSTVLGQRNYSLYVNRVLKEVAPERSISSRTLDVMNTLINNIFERIAMEACNMMYFRNRCTLTPEDIKKAVYLLLPGKLAKYAVAFGSEAVTRYARS; the protein is encoded by the coding sequence ATGGCCAGATCCATCAGCAGAAAGTACAGCTGCTCCAGAGACTATCTGAGCACAATCTCCAGAAAGAAATCACACTCCAGTACCGTGCTTGGCCAAAGAAATTATTCACTCTACGTGAACAGGGTCCTAAAAGAAGTAGCTCCCGAGAGGAGCATCTCATCTCGCACCTTGGACGTCATGAACACCCTGATCAACAACATCTTTGAGCGCATTGCTATGGAGGCCTGCAACATGATGTATTTCAGAAATCGTTGCACTCTCACTCCAGAAGACATCAAGAAGGCAGTGTATTTGCTGTTACCTGGGAAGCTAGCTAAGTACGCAGTGGCTTTTGGAAGCGAAGCAGTCACCAGATATGCCCGCTCCTAA